A single window of Hyphomicrobiales bacterium DNA harbors:
- a CDS encoding Formiminoglutamase has translation MTSLDLLPPGLVVNTMKGDVAEHRAGAWLTWDGTLDLDCALVGVPYDGASVVRTGSRHGPDAVRQAMMYFTTYSSRDRRAMTDFRAADIGDVEVVLTDMEGTFARITETVRQLVSRGIVPVMIGGDHSIAFPNLRGVIEAMGPAKKLGVIHFDAHHDLRKAHLGAESSGVPFRKTLELPGTLLNGRNLVQVGMAEFTNSPQLDDYAKEMGVTVISGLEVRERGIAAVVEQALAIAGEGTDAIYLSVDIDCLSHAQAPGTAAPNPFGLDLHDVQFAMRKIGASNKLIGADLVEISPPFDPRNITGASGASLILSLLYGLSSRAPAA, from the coding sequence GTGACATCTCTCGATCTTCTGCCCCCGGGGCTTGTCGTCAACACCATGAAGGGCGATGTCGCCGAGCATCGCGCCGGTGCATGGCTCACCTGGGACGGGACGCTGGATCTCGACTGTGCGCTTGTCGGCGTGCCCTATGACGGCGCCTCGGTCGTTCGCACGGGCTCCCGCCACGGGCCTGACGCGGTGCGCCAGGCGATGATGTATTTCACCACCTATTCGAGCCGCGATCGCCGCGCCATGACCGATTTCCGCGCCGCGGACATCGGCGATGTCGAGGTCGTGCTGACCGATATGGAAGGTACCTTCGCGCGCATTACCGAGACCGTGCGCCAGCTCGTGTCGCGCGGCATTGTGCCGGTGATGATCGGCGGCGATCATTCCATCGCCTTTCCCAACTTGCGCGGCGTCATCGAGGCCATGGGCCCGGCCAAAAAGCTCGGCGTCATCCATTTCGACGCCCATCACGATCTGCGCAAGGCTCATCTCGGCGCCGAATCGAGCGGCGTGCCGTTCCGCAAGACGCTCGAGCTTCCTGGCACCCTCCTCAATGGCCGCAACCTTGTACAGGTTGGCATGGCCGAATTCACCAATTCGCCGCAGCTCGACGACTATGCCAAGGAGATGGGCGTCACGGTCATCTCCGGGCTGGAAGTCCGCGAGCGTGGCATCGCCGCGGTTGTCGAGCAGGCGCTTGCGATCGCTGGCGAGGGAACGGATGCAATCTATCTCTCGGTCGACATCGACTGTCTGTCCCATGCGCAGGCGCCGGGAACCGCCGCGCCCAACCCCTTCGGGCTCGATCTCCATGACGTGCAATTCGCCATGCGCAAGATCGGCGCGAGCAACAAGCTCATCGGCGCCGATCTCGTGGAAATCTCACCCCCCTTCGACCCGCGCAATATCACGGGCGCCAGCGGCGCATCACTGATCCTCAGCCTGCTCTATGGATTATCGTCACGCGCCCCGGCGGCTTGA
- a CDS encoding Hydroxymethylpyrimidine ABC transporter, substrate-binding component, whose amino-acid sequence MKFPRLLSLCLALGLSVPAASVALAQAKTPTPIKVSMHFNVPQLSWYGLYWADEKGYYKDAGLDVSFQYLRGSPLAVQATGAAQSELGIAAADSALAGGIQGLPIKVIANHLQKDATGVIVDKAKGPVTSFKDLGGKTIVTSDSTTLATLLRAALKRSDMTDKVKVLSVDPQTVCTLMLAERADGCTGFEFAHALQVKAKGVEPLFLPFNTDEYPILGHVIMANSDFLAKNPEAVKAFLAATARGYAEASADIPATVAMMGRIDPTQPKETLPQAIKIIADLTESPRSKEHGWGWMDDTSWNNLYNGLADGGVLKPGYKVSDLYTNDYLPAKK is encoded by the coding sequence ATGAAGTTTCCGCGTTTGCTGTCCTTGTGTCTTGCGCTGGGCCTCTCCGTGCCGGCTGCGTCAGTCGCCCTGGCGCAGGCCAAGACTCCCACGCCCATCAAGGTCTCGATGCATTTCAATGTGCCGCAGCTGTCCTGGTACGGTTTGTACTGGGCGGACGAGAAGGGCTACTACAAGGATGCGGGGCTCGACGTGAGCTTCCAGTATCTGCGCGGGTCGCCGCTTGCCGTGCAGGCGACCGGCGCGGCGCAGTCCGAGCTCGGGATCGCTGCCGCCGACTCGGCTCTGGCCGGCGGCATCCAGGGATTGCCGATCAAGGTCATCGCCAACCATCTCCAGAAGGACGCGACCGGGGTCATCGTCGACAAGGCCAAGGGGCCGGTCACGAGCTTCAAGGATCTCGGCGGCAAGACGATCGTGACGTCGGATTCGACGACGCTGGCGACGTTGCTCCGCGCTGCCCTGAAGCGCAGCGACATGACCGACAAGGTCAAGGTTCTTTCGGTCGATCCCCAGACGGTCTGCACCCTGATGCTGGCCGAGCGAGCCGACGGTTGCACAGGGTTCGAGTTCGCGCATGCCCTGCAGGTCAAGGCGAAGGGCGTCGAGCCGCTGTTCCTGCCGTTCAACACGGATGAATATCCAATCCTTGGCCATGTCATCATGGCCAACAGCGACTTCCTCGCCAAGAATCCTGAGGCTGTGAAGGCCTTCCTCGCGGCGACGGCACGGGGCTACGCAGAGGCATCCGCCGACATCCCGGCCACGGTGGCGATGATGGGCCGTATCGATCCCACGCAGCCGAAGGAAACATTGCCGCAGGCCATCAAGATCATTGCCGATCTGACGGAAAGCCCGCGTTCGAAGGAGCACGGCTGGGGCTGGATGGACGATACGTCCTGGAACAATCTCTACAACGGCCTCGCGGACGGCGGCGTGTTGAAGCCCGGCTATAAGGTGTCGGATCTCTACACGAACGACTATCTGCCGGCCAAGAAATAG
- a CDS encoding hypothetical protein (Evidence 5 : Unknown function), with translation MDMLVDQARNQSEATRINAHNAVKACNLLRRVVTEPQRPAAGSDDGRRAKRGRRVNFRAFYHQAGGRLRRFRHELATSS, from the coding sequence ATGGATATGCTGGTCGATCAGGCCCGGAACCAGTCGGAGGCCACGCGCATCAATGCGCATAACGCCGTCAAGGCTTGCAATCTGCTGCGCCGCGTCGTGACCGAGCCACAGCGTCCGGCCGCCGGCAGCGACGACGGACGTCGGGCCAAGCGCGGCCGGCGCGTAAACTTCCGCGCCTTCTATCACCAGGCAGGCGGTCGCCTTCGACGATTTCGCCACGAGCTTGCAACCTCTTCATGA
- a CDS encoding Beta-aspartyl-dipeptidase (Metallo-type), translating to MAKSSKATACLVIEGAEVYAPAALGPTSVVAAGGRTLWLGHDAAQQIASLDGVMRIDARGLRLVPGLIDQHIHFVGGGDANGPLGRVGELTAQQLLSAGTTTAVGLLGVDNETRDLRLLLRKAHELCAEGVSAFIYTGGMPLPARHLLDSICADVAFIDQVIGAKSAVAERLHPNRNWNDLADLAGQVMRARAMSGKAAVLHCHVGSLDEALAPLVRLVDELQMPIDQIVPTHVNRTPDFSPVFEEAIAFALRGGTIDMTCCVSRLDGNLTGVDVPDAVRICLERGVPLAQITVSTDGNIPAAVRDADGKLTGYRTVPPSVLFRDLMRLVHELGLPLDQALQPMTTNVARVLGLDARKGQVAPGFDADYVLIDQNDAVHTVIAGGAVVFQQ from the coding sequence GTGGCGAAATCGTCGAAGGCGACCGCCTGCCTGGTGATAGAAGGCGCGGAAGTTTACGCGCCGGCCGCGCTTGGCCCGACGTCCGTCGTCGCTGCCGGCGGCCGGACGCTGTGGCTCGGTCACGACGCGGCGCAGCAGATTGCAAGCCTTGACGGCGTTATGCGCATTGATGCGCGTGGCCTCCGACTGGTTCCGGGCCTGATCGACCAGCATATCCATTTCGTCGGTGGCGGCGATGCCAACGGCCCACTCGGGCGCGTCGGGGAACTGACGGCGCAGCAGTTGCTCTCCGCCGGTACGACGACTGCGGTCGGCCTGCTCGGCGTTGACAATGAAACCCGCGATTTACGGCTGTTGCTTCGCAAAGCGCATGAGCTCTGCGCCGAGGGCGTCAGCGCCTTCATCTATACCGGCGGCATGCCGCTGCCGGCTCGGCACCTTCTCGACAGCATTTGTGCCGATGTGGCCTTCATTGACCAGGTCATCGGCGCGAAATCCGCGGTCGCGGAGCGCCTTCATCCCAATCGCAACTGGAATGATTTGGCTGATCTTGCCGGCCAGGTGATGCGGGCGCGGGCCATGTCCGGCAAGGCGGCGGTGCTCCACTGCCATGTCGGTTCGCTCGACGAGGCGCTGGCGCCTCTCGTGCGCCTCGTGGACGAATTGCAGATGCCGATCGATCAGATCGTCCCGACGCATGTCAACCGCACCCCCGACTTCTCCCCGGTCTTCGAGGAAGCCATCGCCTTCGCCTTGCGCGGCGGCACTATCGACATGACCTGCTGTGTCTCCCGGCTGGATGGGAACCTGACGGGCGTCGATGTTCCCGATGCCGTCCGCATCTGTCTGGAAAGAGGTGTTCCGCTCGCGCAGATCACGGTCTCGACCGACGGAAATATCCCGGCCGCGGTGCGGGATGCGGATGGCAAGCTCACCGGCTACCGCACGGTGCCGCCGAGCGTGCTCTTCCGCGACCTGATGCGGCTGGTGCATGAGCTCGGCCTTCCCCTTGATCAGGCGCTCCAGCCCATGACGACCAACGTTGCGCGCGTACTCGGGCTCGATGCGCGCAAAGGCCAGGTGGCCCCCGGTTTCGACGCGGACTATGTGCTCATCGACCAGAACGATGCGGTCCATACGGTGATCGCCGGCGGCGCCGTGGTCTTCCAGCAGTAG
- a CDS encoding Acyl--CoA ligase — translation MVMFSNLGSALSTHVPAEQAAIIDLGSAEPRSYSYAELDTLISAYARGFVRRGLRPGERIAIVAANNVHFIAVAFGALRAGVTVVPVNYKLPPALVAFILEDSDTRLVFCDGAREPLIPVQYERIRMDDDSESAALAQFRDPGPSTAAEPAPQDIAMIIYTSGSSGVPKGVIFSHRGHLWALDHRTSANSPVGQRTIVAAPLYHQNGLASSQATLGSGGTVILLPSFEVESFVRAIAAYGVEMITAVPTMIAMLARRTDLLQELDFSKVKLVRVSSAPATPELMVDIRRIFTNAKVVNGFGTTEAGPIFFGPHPDGLPQPDMSVGYAHPAVELRLVDDGEVRPDKGVLQIRSRAVMMGYLNKPELSAKSMTDDGFYITGDIFERDADGFYFFVSRADDMFVCGGENVFPGDVEAMLMRLPAVAEVCVVPVPDAIKGQKPVAFVVPKRGEGVTEDEVKAFALANGPAYQHPRRVFIVPELPLASTNKVDRRALTERALTLTS, via the coding sequence ATGGTGATGTTCAGCAATCTCGGCTCCGCCCTGTCGACCCATGTTCCGGCCGAACAGGCCGCGATCATCGATCTCGGGTCCGCCGAGCCGCGCAGCTACAGCTACGCGGAGCTCGATACGCTGATATCAGCCTATGCGCGCGGCTTCGTGCGGCGAGGCCTTCGGCCTGGCGAACGCATCGCCATCGTCGCCGCCAATAACGTGCATTTCATCGCCGTCGCTTTCGGCGCGCTCAGGGCCGGCGTCACCGTCGTGCCGGTGAACTACAAGCTGCCGCCGGCTCTAGTGGCGTTCATTCTCGAGGACAGCGACACTCGCCTGGTGTTCTGCGATGGCGCGCGCGAGCCGCTCATCCCCGTGCAATACGAACGCATTCGCATGGATGATGACAGCGAGAGCGCAGCCCTCGCCCAATTCCGCGATCCCGGCCCCTCCACCGCTGCGGAACCCGCGCCGCAAGACATCGCCATGATCATCTACACCTCCGGCTCCTCCGGCGTGCCGAAGGGGGTTATCTTCTCTCACCGAGGGCATCTTTGGGCGCTCGATCACCGCACCAGCGCCAACAGCCCGGTCGGCCAGCGCACCATCGTCGCGGCGCCGCTCTACCACCAGAACGGTCTTGCCTCGTCACAGGCGACGCTCGGCAGCGGCGGCACGGTGATCCTGTTGCCGAGCTTCGAGGTGGAGAGCTTCGTGCGGGCGATCGCCGCCTATGGCGTCGAGATGATCACCGCCGTGCCGACCATGATCGCGATGCTCGCCCGCCGCACGGATCTTCTCCAAGAGCTCGATTTTTCCAAGGTCAAGCTGGTGCGCGTTTCGTCCGCGCCGGCAACGCCGGAGCTGATGGTCGATATCAGGCGCATTTTCACCAATGCGAAGGTGGTCAACGGCTTCGGCACGACCGAGGCAGGCCCTATCTTCTTCGGCCCGCATCCCGATGGCCTGCCGCAGCCCGACATGTCGGTCGGCTATGCGCATCCGGCGGTGGAACTGCGGCTGGTCGACGATGGCGAGGTGCGGCCCGACAAGGGCGTCCTGCAGATCCGCAGCCGCGCCGTGATGATGGGCTATCTGAACAAGCCCGAACTTTCCGCGAAGTCGATGACCGATGACGGTTTCTACATCACCGGCGACATCTTCGAGCGCGACGCCGACGGCTTTTATTTCTTCGTGAGCCGCGCCGATGACATGTTCGTCTGCGGTGGCGAGAATGTCTTTCCCGGTGATGTCGAGGCCATGCTGATGCGACTGCCCGCTGTCGCCGAGGTCTGCGTTGTGCCGGTGCCTGACGCCATCAAGGGACAGAAACCGGTCGCCTTCGTCGTGCCGAAGCGCGGCGAGGGCGTGACCGAGGACGAGGTGAAGGCTTTCGCCCTGGCCAATGGCCCTGCCTACCAGCATCCGCGGCGCGTGTTCATCGTGCCGGAACTCCCGCTCGCCTCGACCAACAAGGTCGACAGGCGAGCCCTGACCGAACGCGCGCTGACGCTGACGTCATAA
- a CDS encoding 2-desacetyl-2-hydroxyethyl bacteriochlorophyllide A dehydrogenase — MKAFYIKEHGGPEACVYDAHYPDPVVQPGGVVLRVRASTLNYHDIFTRRGMPGITLHLPVVPGLDVAGEIVEVGAGVDGWKVGDRVVIDPINRLSRGVVGETTDGGLAEYCAVPAHQLIRIPDNVDFDTAAVMPTAYATALRMMYTNGDVKAGEKVGILGASGGVGVCCVQLAKLAGCEVVAFASSADKLARLKDLGADHVINYHETDFLEEVHKIYGKPSRRGPRATNGLDVIVNYTGGDTWVKSLQTLRVGGRLLTCGATAGFDPKEDIRYIWVFELKVLGSNAYMKEDIEGCLKLASEGKLKALIDETFTLENAAEAFERVENRRVLGKVLIRP; from the coding sequence ATGAAGGCATTCTACATCAAGGAGCACGGCGGCCCCGAGGCCTGCGTGTATGATGCGCATTACCCGGATCCCGTCGTCCAGCCCGGCGGCGTCGTGCTGCGCGTGCGCGCCTCGACCCTGAACTACCACGATATCTTCACACGTCGCGGCATGCCCGGCATCACGCTTCACCTGCCGGTCGTGCCGGGCCTCGACGTGGCCGGCGAGATCGTCGAGGTCGGCGCCGGCGTGGACGGCTGGAAGGTGGGGGATCGTGTGGTCATCGACCCGATCAACCGCCTCAGCCGCGGCGTGGTGGGCGAGACGACGGACGGTGGCCTCGCGGAATACTGCGCCGTGCCCGCGCATCAGCTCATCCGCATTCCGGACAATGTGGATTTTGATACCGCCGCCGTGATGCCGACCGCTTATGCGACGGCGCTGCGCATGATGTACACCAACGGTGACGTCAAAGCTGGCGAGAAGGTCGGCATTCTCGGCGCGAGCGGCGGGGTCGGCGTGTGCTGCGTGCAGCTTGCCAAGCTCGCGGGCTGCGAGGTGGTGGCCTTCGCCTCCTCCGCGGACAAGCTGGCGCGTCTCAAGGATCTCGGCGCCGACCACGTCATCAACTACCACGAGACGGATTTTCTGGAAGAAGTCCACAAAATCTATGGCAAGCCGAGCCGGCGCGGACCGCGCGCCACCAATGGACTCGATGTCATCGTGAACTATACCGGTGGCGATACATGGGTGAAATCCCTGCAGACGCTGCGCGTGGGAGGGCGGCTGCTTACCTGCGGCGCCACCGCCGGCTTCGATCCCAAGGAAGACATCCGCTATATCTGGGTGTTCGAGCTCAAGGTGCTTGGCTCGAATGCCTATATGAAGGAGGATATCGAGGGCTGCCTCAAGCTCGCCAGCGAGGGCAAGCTGAAGGCCTTGATCGACGAGACCTTCACGCTCGAAAACGCGGCGGAGGCCTTCGAGCGCGTCGAGAACCGGCGCGTGCTCGGCAAAGTGTTGATCCGCCCATGA
- a CDS encoding PaaI family thioesterase, whose amino-acid sequence MTVDLSKTAGGSKGSAKPLSPAEVSGWLARSPFIAFLGLELHEMDPAAGTLTLRMALKPEFERSAGSTGRWHGGVVSAMIDTAGDVALIMLHGAAPPTINVRVDYLRPIVGEALTARATIRKSGRSIAFVDIDVFGPDGALVAIGRANYAMNGLPRPATEMAT is encoded by the coding sequence ATGACGGTTGATCTGTCCAAGACGGCGGGGGGAAGCAAGGGGTCGGCAAAACCGCTCTCACCCGCCGAGGTGTCGGGCTGGCTCGCCCGGTCGCCCTTCATCGCCTTTCTCGGCCTCGAATTGCATGAGATGGATCCCGCCGCCGGCACCCTGACGCTCAGGATGGCGCTGAAGCCGGAATTCGAGCGCTCTGCGGGAAGCACCGGGCGCTGGCATGGCGGTGTCGTCTCGGCGATGATCGACACGGCGGGCGACGTGGCGCTCATCATGCTGCATGGGGCCGCGCCGCCGACCATCAATGTCCGCGTCGATTACCTACGCCCGATCGTCGGCGAGGCGTTGACGGCGCGGGCGACGATCCGCAAGAGCGGGCGCAGCATAGCCTTCGTTGATATCGACGTGTTCGGTCCCGATGGGGCGCTCGTCGCCATAGGGCGCGCGAACTATGCCATGAACGGCTTGCCCCGCCCCGCCACGGAGATGGCTACATGA
- a CDS encoding Pyrimidine ABC transporter, ATP-binding protein codes for MTAGQQSIVGKNLNLTYKGHGSGPVTALEDVSFTIENGQFISLIGPSGCGKTTLLKIFGDLLAPTSGTLTIDGEPPAKLRRGRLVGQMFQDATLLPWKTIGENIALLGDIAGRPVPRQEVKDLAEMVGIGGFINNYPHELSGGMRQRAALARAYALKPKILLMDEPFGALDELTRERMNDELVRIWTKNRLTVIFVTHSIAEAVYLSDRVFVMAPRPGRVVADIAIDMPRDRRAAERFGPELTRATETIHHHLVSNMR; via the coding sequence ATGACTGCTGGACAGCAATCCATCGTCGGCAAGAACCTCAACCTGACCTACAAAGGCCATGGCAGCGGGCCGGTCACGGCGCTGGAGGACGTTTCTTTTACCATCGAGAACGGCCAGTTCATCTCGCTGATTGGCCCCTCTGGTTGCGGCAAGACCACGCTTCTGAAGATCTTCGGGGATCTGCTCGCACCGACATCCGGCACGCTCACCATCGACGGCGAGCCACCCGCCAAGCTCCGGCGCGGCCGCCTCGTCGGGCAGATGTTCCAGGACGCGACGCTCCTGCCCTGGAAGACCATCGGCGAGAACATCGCACTGCTGGGTGATATCGCCGGAAGGCCGGTCCCGCGCCAGGAGGTGAAGGATCTCGCCGAGATGGTCGGCATCGGCGGCTTTATCAACAACTATCCGCATGAATTGTCCGGCGGCATGCGACAGCGCGCGGCACTCGCCCGTGCTTACGCCCTGAAGCCGAAGATCCTGCTGATGGACGAGCCGTTCGGCGCTCTGGATGAGCTCACCCGCGAGCGCATGAACGACGAGCTCGTGCGCATCTGGACGAAGAACCGCCTCACGGTGATCTTCGTGACGCATTCCATTGCCGAGGCCGTCTATCTCTCAGACCGGGTGTTCGTGATGGCGCCCCGGCCCGGACGCGTCGTCGCCGATATCGCCATAGACATGCCGCGCGACAGACGGGCGGCGGAACGCTTCGGGCCGGAACTCACGCGCGCGACCGAGACGATCCATCACCATCTCGTTAGCAACATGCGCTAG
- a CDS encoding Hydroxymethylpyrimidine ABC transporter, transmembrane component, giving the protein MDRFNRFLPGITIIAILAFWEWASVAWGIKEFILPAPSVILRAAIENWRELIDNMWTTLGVLAAGYAVGVVFGVGLAILMMLLPPVRSALYPLIVASQTIPKIAIAPLLILWFGVGVEPKIFIIALLAFFPVLINTVTGLEGTDKGHLELMHSVDARFWQVYRHVRLPSAVPHIFAGLKLALTVSVIGAVVGEWVVGNRGLGYLLLAYNASLSTAKLFAALALIVAISATLFYLITRLEKAFSWRARLMK; this is encoded by the coding sequence ATGGACCGGTTTAACCGCTTCCTGCCCGGAATAACGATCATCGCGATCCTCGCCTTCTGGGAGTGGGCCAGCGTCGCCTGGGGCATCAAGGAATTCATCCTGCCCGCTCCTTCGGTGATCCTGCGGGCCGCCATCGAAAACTGGCGTGAGCTGATCGACAACATGTGGACTACGCTCGGCGTGCTCGCGGCCGGCTATGCCGTGGGCGTTGTCTTCGGTGTCGGCCTTGCGATCCTCATGATGCTATTGCCGCCGGTGCGCAGCGCGCTCTATCCGCTGATCGTCGCCTCGCAGACGATCCCGAAGATCGCCATCGCGCCCTTGCTGATCTTGTGGTTCGGCGTGGGCGTCGAGCCGAAGATCTTCATCATCGCGCTGCTCGCGTTCTTTCCCGTTCTGATCAATACCGTCACGGGGCTCGAGGGCACGGACAAGGGCCATCTCGAACTGATGCACTCCGTCGATGCGCGTTTCTGGCAAGTCTACCGGCATGTGCGCCTGCCCTCGGCGGTGCCTCATATCTTCGCGGGTCTGAAGCTTGCCTTGACCGTCAGCGTGATTGGCGCCGTCGTCGGCGAATGGGTCGTGGGCAATCGCGGGCTCGGCTATCTGCTGCTCGCCTACAACGCCTCGCTTTCGACCGCGAAGCTATTTGCCGCCCTCGCCCTGATCGTCGCGATCAGCGCGACCCTGTTCTACCTCATCACGCGCCTGGAGAAGGCATTCTCCTGGCGCGCACGTCTGATGAAATGA
- a CDS encoding Argininosuccinate lyase, whose protein sequence is MSKTTDYRGFRTAGARLTEEPLAHLDFHRSSLLGESVHAIHAFDKAHALMLSEEGIVPRTTGVAMLKAFRQMEGEGVEKARAEADGGMHSGEHYLTKTLGEDIGGRLHLGRSSGDLIEVARRITFRSHVQRMLAALSVLRGTLLALAREHRETVMPGYTHGQHAQPTTFAHWLTMFEEVFARDSQRLISFYGRVNRSPAGAAIMTGSDFPLNRHRISDLLGFDAPLSHTMDAILSHDLEMDYAGVLAVLAQNIGRLADDLFLWSTIEFAMVELPDRYCGTSSIMPQKKNPDGLEDIKGVAAQSLGIVATVMMAEKGPTGFPIMERRNSQAILWDLGRGLGVRLETLGPLMRDLKVRVERMRTLAGANWAQVTDLASALVRERAIDWRTSHQIVSVFVRQNIEAGVTPDKATSASLDKAAETLGIDAPKLTDAIFADAMDPAAFVRRRGIYGGPAPEAILREIGAAEARLDADAQAISALAVQSDKAHEALEEAISAHLAG, encoded by the coding sequence ATGAGCAAGACGACGGACTATCGCGGTTTCCGTACCGCAGGAGCCCGGTTGACCGAGGAGCCGCTCGCCCATCTCGATTTCCACCGTTCGAGCCTTCTGGGTGAATCAGTCCATGCCATCCACGCCTTCGACAAGGCCCACGCCCTGATGCTGAGCGAGGAAGGCATCGTGCCGCGCACAACCGGCGTCGCGATGCTGAAGGCCTTCCGCCAGATGGAAGGGGAGGGCGTCGAGAAGGCCCGTGCCGAGGCTGATGGCGGCATGCATTCCGGCGAACACTATCTCACCAAGACGCTCGGCGAGGACATCGGCGGCCGGCTGCATCTCGGCCGCAGCTCCGGTGATCTCATCGAGGTGGCGCGCCGTATTACCTTCCGCAGCCACGTCCAGCGCATGCTCGCCGCACTTTCCGTGCTGCGCGGCACGTTGCTGGCGCTGGCCCGCGAGCATCGCGAGACCGTGATGCCGGGTTACACGCACGGCCAGCATGCCCAGCCGACGACCTTCGCGCATTGGCTGACGATGTTCGAGGAAGTCTTCGCTCGCGACAGCCAGCGGCTCATCTCGTTCTATGGCCGAGTGAACCGCTCGCCGGCAGGCGCGGCGATCATGACCGGCAGCGATTTTCCGCTCAATCGTCATCGCATCTCGGATCTTCTGGGCTTCGACGCGCCGCTCTCGCATACGATGGATGCCATCCTCAGCCACGATCTGGAGATGGACTATGCCGGCGTCCTTGCAGTCCTGGCGCAGAATATCGGGCGGCTGGCGGACGATCTCTTCCTCTGGTCGACCATTGAATTCGCCATGGTGGAACTACCGGACCGCTATTGCGGCACGAGCAGCATCATGCCCCAGAAGAAGAACCCCGACGGCCTCGAGGACATCAAGGGCGTCGCGGCCCAGTCACTGGGTATCGTCGCGACGGTGATGATGGCGGAGAAGGGACCGACCGGCTTCCCCATCATGGAGCGGCGCAACAGCCAGGCTATCCTTTGGGACCTCGGCCGTGGCCTCGGCGTGCGGCTGGAGACGCTGGGGCCGCTGATGCGCGACCTCAAGGTGCGGGTGGAGCGCATGCGGACACTCGCCGGCGCGAATTGGGCGCAGGTCACGGATCTGGCCTCGGCGCTGGTGCGCGAGCGGGCGATCGACTGGCGGACGTCGCACCAGATCGTCAGCGTCTTCGTGCGCCAGAACATCGAGGCGGGCGTGACGCCCGACAAGGCCACATCAGCCTCCCTCGATAAGGCCGCCGAGACGCTCGGGATCGATGCGCCAAAGCTTACCGATGCCATCTTCGCTGACGCGATGGACCCAGCCGCCTTCGTGCGTCGCCGCGGCATCTACGGCGGGCCAGCGCCGGAGGCCATCCTGCGGGAGATCGGCGCGGCAGAGGCACGGCTTGATGCTGACGCGCAGGCCATATCCGCGCTCGCAGTGCAGTCGGACAAGGCACATGAGGCCCTGGAAGAGGCGATTTCGGCTCACCTTGCGGGCTGA
- a CDS encoding Nicotinamidase/isochorismatase family protein, whose protein sequence is MHDVSIPQSVVERVVARRGTAHPYANFDPRRTALIVIDMQNGFMMPEVAHALCANAPTIVPNINRLAAALRGAGGKVFWIKNTHDEACFSEWSVMYDLLLPAMRAKRVAAMTEGAVGHELWAGLDVRPEDAIVRKSRYSAFIQGSSDLAERLRAEGLDTVLITGTVTNTCCESSARDAMMLNFKTIMVTDGNAAHTDEEHNASLIGFYLNFGDVMSTDKLVATMEGRP, encoded by the coding sequence ATGCACGACGTCAGCATTCCGCAGTCGGTCGTCGAGCGGGTGGTGGCCCGCCGCGGCACGGCGCATCCCTATGCGAACTTCGACCCTCGCCGCACGGCGCTTATCGTCATCGACATGCAGAACGGCTTCATGATGCCGGAGGTCGCTCACGCGCTCTGCGCGAACGCGCCCACCATCGTGCCGAACATCAACCGGTTGGCGGCCGCGCTGCGCGGGGCCGGCGGCAAGGTGTTCTGGATCAAGAACACCCATGACGAGGCCTGCTTCAGCGAATGGTCCGTAATGTATGACCTTCTCCTGCCCGCTATGCGCGCCAAGCGCGTGGCGGCGATGACGGAGGGCGCGGTGGGACATGAGCTGTGGGCCGGCCTCGATGTGCGACCGGAGGATGCGATCGTCCGGAAATCGCGCTATTCGGCCTTTATTCAGGGCTCGTCCGATCTGGCCGAACGGCTGCGCGCGGAAGGGCTCGATACCGTGCTCATCACGGGCACCGTCACCAACACCTGCTGCGAGAGTTCGGCGCGGGACGCCATGATGCTCAATTTCAAGACCATCATGGTGACCGATGGCAATGCCGCCCACACCGATGAGGAACACAACGCCTCCCTCATCGGCTTCTACCTCAATTTCGGCGACGTCATGTCAACGGATAAGCTGGTCGCGACGATGGAAGGGCGTCCATAG